A single window of Nicotiana sylvestris chromosome 5, ASM39365v2, whole genome shotgun sequence DNA harbors:
- the LOC138868635 gene encoding uncharacterized protein: MVGEKVLLKVSPMKGVMRFGKKGKLTLWFTGPFKVLQRIEEVAYELAFPPSLFSMHPVFRVSMLWKYIGDPSHVLDFSKVQLDSDLTNDVAPVAILVRQVRKLRSKDIDSMIVQWRGWPIEETTWETE, encoded by the coding sequence atggttggggagaaggttctattgaaggtttcacccatgaagggtgttatgagatttgggaagaagggtaaattgactCTTTGGTTCACtgggccttttaaggtgcttcagaggattgaggaagtggcttatgagctggcttttccacctagcttgtttagtatgcatccggtatttcgtgtttctatgctctggaagtatattggagatccgtctcatgttttggacttcagcaagGTTCAGTTAGACAGTGATTTGACTAATGATGTTGCaccagtggctattttggtgcggcaggttcgaaagttgagatcaaaggatatagattCGATGatagtgcagtggagaggttggcccataGAGGAgactacttgggagaccgagtga